A single window of Vibrio gazogenes DNA harbors:
- the wrbA gene encoding NAD(P)H:quinone oxidoreductase, with amino-acid sequence MSHRIVVLYYSRHGSTLALARQIARGVNAVAGCEALLRTVPDIPPSTEPSSDPYLTYDELKDCDGLAMGSPVWFGNMAAPLKHFWDATTPLWISGALIDKPACVFTSSSSLHGGQEATLQSMQLPLLHHGMLIVGIPYSEPALHTTQSGGTPYGASHHATVSGQLSAEEKTLAQRLGQRLATLSIRLNPATVNT; translated from the coding sequence ATGAGCCACCGGATTGTTGTGCTTTATTACAGCCGCCATGGTTCCACTCTGGCGCTGGCAAGACAAATTGCACGAGGAGTCAACGCCGTTGCTGGTTGTGAAGCCTTACTGAGAACCGTCCCGGATATACCGCCGTCAACAGAACCGTCATCTGATCCTTATCTGACATATGATGAATTAAAAGACTGTGATGGTTTGGCGATGGGAAGCCCGGTCTGGTTCGGCAATATGGCCGCACCACTGAAGCACTTTTGGGATGCAACCACACCACTCTGGATCAGTGGGGCTCTGATAGATAAGCCTGCATGTGTCTTTACATCATCGTCGTCGTTACACGGTGGTCAGGAAGCAACACTGCAAAGTATGCAATTGCCCTTGCTCCATCATGGGATGCTGATTGTCGGCATTCCTTACAGTGAACCGGCATTGCATACCACTCAAAGTGGCGGCACACCGTATGGAGCCAGCCATCATGCTACAGTATCAGGTCAATTGAGTGCAGAAGAAAAGACACTCGCACAACGACTTGGGCAGCGTCTTGCTACATTATCAATTCGACTCAATCCTGCCACAGTAAATACATAA
- a CDS encoding uracil-xanthine permease family protein, with protein MKNAILGVQMLFVAFGALVLVPLLTGLDPNVALFGAGIGTLLFQLITRRSVPIFLASSFAFIAPILYGVQAWGIPATMGGLIAAGAVYVLLGGLIRVNGAEFIHKLLPPVVIGPIIMVIGLGLAPTAVNMALGKTGDGSVQLIDGQISLWISCISLFTTILISVFARGMFKLLPIFGGIIAGYTLSLIFDVVSFEAVENAAWFSLPHFTMPEFNINAILFMIPVAIAPAVEHVGDILSISNVTGKNYLKKPGLHRTIAGDGIATIAAAMVGAPPNTTYSEVTGAVMLTKAFNPVIMTWAAVTAIILALVGKLGALLQTIPVPVMGGIMILLFGSIASVGLNTLIKNHVDLHKSRNLVIVAVTLVFGIGGMAFGIGEFSLQGISLCGVVAILLNFILPDDLGENHVVDNAQIED; from the coding sequence ATGAAAAATGCCATATTAGGCGTGCAGATGCTCTTTGTTGCATTTGGCGCGCTGGTTCTGGTTCCGCTGCTAACGGGACTCGATCCAAACGTCGCTCTCTTTGGCGCCGGTATCGGAACCCTTCTTTTTCAACTTATCACCCGTCGCTCCGTCCCCATTTTCCTCGCTTCTTCTTTCGCTTTCATCGCACCAATCCTTTACGGCGTTCAAGCTTGGGGCATACCTGCCACAATGGGTGGTCTGATTGCTGCCGGCGCCGTCTATGTTTTGCTCGGCGGATTGATACGAGTCAATGGCGCAGAGTTTATCCATAAACTTCTGCCACCGGTTGTCATTGGCCCAATCATTATGGTGATTGGACTAGGGCTTGCCCCGACAGCTGTCAATATGGCACTGGGAAAAACGGGAGACGGGTCCGTTCAATTAATTGACGGACAGATTTCCCTCTGGATTTCATGTATTTCTCTGTTTACGACAATTCTCATCAGTGTCTTTGCCCGCGGCATGTTTAAACTGCTGCCGATTTTCGGTGGCATTATTGCCGGTTATACACTGAGCCTGATTTTTGATGTGGTCAGTTTCGAAGCGGTTGAGAATGCTGCTTGGTTCTCACTCCCTCACTTCACCATGCCTGAATTTAATATTAATGCCATCCTGTTTATGATTCCGGTTGCCATTGCGCCGGCCGTCGAGCATGTGGGGGATATTCTGTCTATCTCCAATGTCACCGGCAAAAATTATCTGAAAAAGCCGGGACTACACCGCACCATTGCCGGAGACGGCATTGCAACTATCGCAGCGGCGATGGTTGGCGCGCCACCGAATACAACCTATAGTGAAGTAACTGGCGCGGTCATGCTGACCAAGGCGTTCAATCCTGTGATTATGACCTGGGCGGCCGTGACTGCCATTATTTTAGCGCTGGTCGGCAAACTCGGCGCTTTACTCCAAACCATCCCCGTACCTGTGATGGGCGGAATTATGATTTTGTTATTCGGCTCGATTGCGTCGGTCGGTTTGAATACCCTGATCAAGAATCATGTTGATCTGCACAAATCCAGAAATCTGGTGATTGTCGCGGTGACCTTGGTATTTGGTATTGGCGGTATGGCCTTCGGTATCGGTGAATTCAGCTTACAGGGAATCAGTCTCTGTGGTGTCGTTGCCATCTTGTTAAATTTCATCTTGCCAGATGACTTGGGCGAAAACCATGTCGTTGACAATGCGCAGATTGAAGACTAA
- a CDS encoding AI-2E family transporter, protein MFDMLNRWYKRRFSDPHAVSLFAMLLFGFLIIYFMGHLIAPLLVAIVLAYLLEWPIMHMVRMGIPRTLSVILVIAVFVSLMLVAVFVLIPTIWNQVGNLINDIPSMYSQLQHLISTVPEKYPELADLAIVEPMMDNIKNQALHFGESVVKGSLASLVSIATLAVYLILVPLLIFFLLKDKGEMLNTASNIMPRNRKLVTKVWLEMNEQISNYIRGKVLEILIVGGVSYIAFAILDLRYSVLLAVAVGFSVLIPYIGAAAVTIPVAIVGIFQWGVTPPFYWLLVVYGVIQTLDGNVLVPVLFSEAVNLHPVAIIVAVLVFGGMWGFWGVFFAIPLATLVKAVWHALPSGELEDESSQTTS, encoded by the coding sequence ATGTTCGATATGTTGAATCGGTGGTACAAGCGGCGCTTTTCTGACCCCCATGCCGTTAGCCTTTTTGCAATGTTACTCTTCGGGTTCCTGATTATCTATTTTATGGGGCATCTTATTGCACCGCTTCTGGTTGCCATTGTGCTGGCTTACCTGTTGGAGTGGCCTATCATGCATATGGTTCGAATGGGGATACCAAGAACGTTGAGCGTGATTCTGGTCATTGCTGTTTTCGTGAGTTTAATGTTGGTCGCCGTATTCGTGCTGATTCCAACGATTTGGAATCAAGTCGGTAATCTGATTAATGATATTCCGAGTATGTATAGTCAGTTACAACATCTCATCAGTACCGTACCGGAGAAATATCCGGAGCTGGCTGATCTGGCAATTGTTGAGCCGATGATGGATAACATTAAGAATCAGGCTCTGCATTTTGGTGAAAGTGTGGTCAAAGGTTCGTTGGCCTCTTTGGTGAGTATTGCGACATTAGCGGTGTACCTGATATTGGTTCCTCTGCTGATTTTCTTTCTCCTGAAAGATAAAGGAGAGATGCTGAATACTGCCAGCAATATCATGCCCCGAAACCGGAAGCTGGTGACTAAAGTCTGGCTTGAAATGAATGAACAAATTTCGAACTATATCCGTGGCAAGGTACTGGAAATCCTGATTGTTGGTGGTGTGAGCTACATTGCGTTTGCCATTTTGGATTTACGGTATTCTGTATTGCTTGCTGTAGCTGTCGGTTTTTCGGTGCTTATTCCCTATATCGGTGCGGCAGCTGTGACAATCCCAGTTGCGATTGTCGGTATTTTTCAATGGGGGGTTACACCGCCATTTTATTGGTTATTGGTCGTTTACGGTGTGATTCAGACGCTTGACGGTAATGTGCTCGTTCCGGTTTTGTTTTCTGAGGCGGTGAATCTTCATCCGGTTGCAATTATTGTGGCAGTGCTGGTCTTTGGCGGGATGTGGGGGTTTTGGGGCGTGTTTTTTGCCATCCCTCTGGCGACATTAGTGAAAGCAGTTTGGCATGCTTTACCCTCTGGTGAGTTAGAGGATGAATCGTCACAAACCACGTCATAA
- a CDS encoding DUF2066 domain-containing protein — MLLWQGFLAGKPIVAYDRDTIVDVFWITMRNFACLILLCLTFSGYAATQVNIYRSEVTLDQEQDESQARIQGMENVIIRATGEQDAVNNPVVKKALSQNRLYLSQISYGQKDDQKIVKMQFSAKQIRTLLTQAQLPFWPVKRATILVWYVEDQNFQRHIAWENVANANVQQLKQLAEKRGLPLIVPVGDFDDITSIEASDIWGEFLQPIRDASERYHPDAILIIRAQSDTLNWKLYDQTPEKLLDITVPPMSGSLSGDDELAQLVNQLTQYYAKKNRVVVAGQSSHSMILNVKHLSRAIHFFKLEQALNQLSSVASVDVIQIQGDEVTFRVHLLTTQEAFQQELASLNLIERQPTKLDAEMGGDGQPAAPSQAEQPTSSEETAVDGTLSDESFSEQPLSAQPSSEAHLPKDATEKKSVNDVDSQAVVNPSVEMGQSSLQYQWRQHSVNQQTDDDIQAEDSRDTLSQHQIPQDTP, encoded by the coding sequence TTGCTATTGTGGCAGGGTTTTCTTGCCGGGAAACCAATAGTTGCTTATGATCGGGACACGATTGTTGATGTATTTTGGATTACTATGCGAAATTTCGCTTGTCTGATTTTGTTATGCCTGACTTTTTCCGGTTATGCGGCAACTCAGGTCAATATTTATCGTTCGGAAGTCACGCTTGATCAAGAGCAAGATGAGTCTCAGGCTCGAATTCAGGGCATGGAGAATGTGATTATTCGGGCGACCGGGGAGCAAGACGCTGTGAATAACCCAGTGGTTAAGAAAGCGCTGTCTCAAAATCGTCTTTATTTGTCCCAGATTAGCTATGGTCAGAAAGATGACCAGAAGATAGTCAAAATGCAGTTTAGTGCCAAGCAGATACGAACGTTGTTGACTCAGGCACAACTCCCTTTCTGGCCGGTGAAACGGGCGACGATTCTTGTCTGGTACGTTGAAGACCAAAACTTTCAGCGTCATATCGCATGGGAAAACGTCGCGAATGCAAATGTTCAGCAATTGAAACAACTGGCTGAAAAACGGGGATTACCTCTTATTGTCCCGGTCGGTGATTTTGACGATATTACCAGTATTGAAGCATCGGATATCTGGGGTGAGTTTCTTCAGCCGATTCGTGATGCGAGTGAGCGTTATCATCCGGATGCAATTTTGATTATTCGGGCTCAGTCAGACACGCTGAACTGGAAGCTCTACGATCAAACACCAGAAAAACTGTTAGATATTACGGTGCCACCAATGAGCGGGAGCTTAAGTGGTGACGACGAACTTGCACAGTTGGTTAATCAATTAACGCAATACTATGCCAAGAAAAATCGGGTGGTGGTTGCCGGGCAATCGTCTCATTCGATGATTCTCAATGTGAAACATTTAAGCCGAGCCATTCATTTTTTCAAGCTGGAACAAGCGCTCAACCAACTAAGTTCGGTAGCGAGTGTTGATGTCATCCAAATTCAAGGGGATGAAGTGACATTCCGGGTGCATTTGTTAACCACTCAGGAAGCGTTTCAACAGGAGCTTGCTTCACTCAATTTGATTGAACGACAGCCCACCAAGCTTGATGCAGAGATGGGAGGTGATGGACAACCCGCTGCGCCTTCTCAAGCAGAGCAACCCACCTCATCTGAAGAGACTGCCGTTGACGGAACACTGAGTGACGAATCATTCTCTGAACAACCGCTATCTGCTCAACCATCATCTGAGGCACATTTGCCGAAGGATGCGACGGAAAAGAAGTCCGTAAATGACGTTGATTCTCAGGCGGTGGTCAATCCATCAGTAGAAATGGGACAATCTTCACTGCAATATCAATGGCGTCAGCATTCGGTGAATCAGCAAACAGATGATGATATTCAGGCCGAGGATTCACGCGACACGTTGTCCCAGCATCAGATCCCTCAAGATACACCGTAA
- the ushA gene encoding bifunctional UDP-sugar hydrolase/5'-nucleotidase UshA encodes MLSALLLVLLWGCTTTPQKQWHQDETYHLTVLHTNDHHGRFWKNRYDEYGMSARKTLIDQIRQEVAAEGGSVLLFSGGDINTGVPESDLQDAEPDFKGMNIIGYDAMAVGNHEFDNPLAVLFKQRLWANFPMLSANIYDKTTGKRLFRPYKIFDEQGVRIAVIGLTTEDTAKIGNPEYIGNVEFRDPKVEAKKVIATLKKTEQPDLIFAVTHMGHYVNGQHGINAPGDVALARYLEPGSLDMIVGGHSQEPVCMESPNVADTHFQPGDDCQPDIQNGTYIVQAHEWGKYVGRADYEFRNGQLKMVSYQLIPVNLKKKVMRNGKKQRVLINQQIPEDPALLKFLTPYEEKGKAKLEQKIATVKGRLEGDRNVVRFQQTNLGHLIAMAHKNKVNADFAVMNSGGVRDSIESGDVTYKDVLKVQPFANIITYVDMSGAEVIDYLNQVATKPVDSGAYAQFAGLSMTVSPSGVSDVKIGGSPIQMTKTYRFTVPSFNAAGGDGYPKLTGHVGYVNTGFVDADVLKEYLQTHSPVDASLYQPKGEITYQ; translated from the coding sequence ATGCTCAGTGCTCTGCTACTGGTGTTGCTATGGGGATGTACAACAACCCCTCAGAAACAGTGGCATCAGGATGAAACGTACCATCTGACGGTACTTCACACCAATGATCATCATGGTCGGTTCTGGAAGAACAGATATGATGAATATGGTATGTCTGCCCGAAAAACACTGATTGATCAGATCCGTCAGGAAGTGGCAGCCGAAGGCGGTAGTGTACTGCTATTTTCTGGTGGGGATATCAACACCGGTGTCCCGGAATCGGATTTGCAGGATGCCGAGCCCGATTTTAAAGGAATGAATATCATCGGATACGATGCCATGGCAGTTGGCAATCACGAGTTTGATAACCCGTTGGCTGTGTTATTCAAACAGCGCCTATGGGCGAATTTCCCCATGCTCTCGGCCAATATTTATGACAAGACAACCGGCAAACGCTTGTTCCGTCCGTATAAAATCTTTGATGAGCAAGGGGTTCGTATCGCGGTCATTGGTTTGACAACAGAAGATACCGCGAAAATTGGTAATCCTGAATATATCGGCAATGTTGAATTCAGAGATCCGAAAGTTGAAGCGAAGAAAGTGATCGCGACACTGAAAAAAACAGAACAGCCGGATTTGATTTTTGCTGTGACGCATATGGGGCATTACGTCAATGGTCAACATGGTATCAATGCACCGGGTGACGTTGCTCTCGCTCGTTATCTAGAACCCGGATCACTGGATATGATTGTGGGTGGTCATTCTCAGGAACCCGTTTGTATGGAATCCCCGAACGTTGCCGACACTCATTTTCAGCCGGGAGATGATTGTCAGCCGGATATTCAGAACGGGACGTATATTGTTCAGGCGCATGAATGGGGCAAATATGTGGGGCGGGCAGATTATGAGTTCCGCAATGGGCAGTTGAAGATGGTCAGTTATCAACTGATACCCGTCAATCTTAAGAAAAAAGTGATGCGCAATGGCAAGAAACAACGCGTATTGATCAATCAACAGATACCAGAAGATCCAGCGTTACTGAAGTTTTTGACGCCTTATGAAGAGAAAGGGAAGGCTAAATTAGAGCAAAAAATTGCCACAGTAAAAGGGCGCCTGGAAGGTGACAGAAATGTAGTGCGTTTTCAGCAAACCAATCTGGGCCATTTAATTGCAATGGCACATAAGAATAAAGTCAACGCTGACTTTGCTGTGATGAATTCCGGTGGGGTTCGGGATTCGATTGAATCAGGGGATGTTACTTATAAAGATGTGCTGAAAGTACAACCTTTTGCCAATATTATCACCTATGTCGATATGTCTGGTGCTGAGGTGATTGACTATCTGAATCAGGTTGCGACTAAACCCGTTGATTCGGGGGCCTATGCTCAGTTTGCCGGCCTTTCCATGACGGTCAGTCCTTCCGGTGTGTCTGACGTGAAAATTGGTGGTTCTCCGATTCAAATGACAAAAACCTATCGGTTTACCGTTCCGAGCTTTAATGCTGCCGGGGGGGATGGGTATCCAAAACTGACTGGACATGTCGGCTATGTGAATACCGGATTTGTCGATGCCGATGTTTTAAAAGAGTATTTACAGACCCATAGCCCGGTTGATGCTTCGTTGTACCAACCGAAAGGTGAGATCACTTATCAATAA
- the arsC gene encoding arsenate reductase (glutaredoxin) (This arsenate reductase requires both glutathione and glutaredoxin to convert arsenate to arsenite, after which the efflux transporter formed by ArsA and ArsB can extrude the arsenite from the cell, providing resistance.) → MSVVIYHNPKCSKSRETLALLESKGIQPQVIKYLETELTPALLKTLYSQLDVHSVRDMMRTKESIYKELDLARDSLSDDDLFQAMIEHPKLIERPIVVANGKARHGRPPEQVLEIL, encoded by the coding sequence ATGTCAGTCGTCATTTATCATAATCCTAAGTGCTCAAAAAGCCGGGAAACCCTTGCCCTTTTGGAAAGTAAAGGAATTCAGCCTCAGGTCATTAAATATCTGGAAACCGAGCTCACGCCTGCTCTCCTGAAAACACTTTATTCGCAACTCGATGTTCACAGTGTCAGAGATATGATGAGAACCAAAGAAAGTATTTATAAAGAACTCGATTTAGCCCGCGATTCACTCAGTGATGATGACTTGTTTCAAGCCATGATCGAACATCCGAAACTCATTGAACGCCCAATCGTTGTTGCCAACGGCAAAGCCCGTCATGGCCGCCCCCCCGAGCAGGTGCTCGAGATTCTATGA
- a CDS encoding M48 family metalloprotease produces MMSLPIRSLLCSCLSVSILLSASASADTNDLPDIGTVAGATLSIDQEEQYGDAYMRILRSRQPIINDPVLNEYINSLGHRLVSHANDVKTPFTFFLIRNREINAFAFFGGHVALHSGLFLHTRTESELASVMAHEIAHVTQRHLARSMEAEAKRSPATIAALAGSLLLAIAAPEAGIAAITATTAGSVQSQINYTRANEKEADRFGIETLAKSGFNPYAMPRFFGKLSAEYQYSSHPPAMLLTHPLPDSRITDSRARAQHYKHVNLPYAKDYQLARARVVVRYTGIDDKAALDWLQRQRKKNDPVIQAACDYGTALVYIDNEQYDKAAPILERLLKADPQNNFYLDAASDLYIGQGKAKQSIQLLAQALKQSPHNSVLTINYANALMADKQYQRAVQTLQRYTHNHPDDPNGWSILSQASNHVGSQQEEYAARAELFALKADWDQAIQYYTRASQLAKLGSLEQARYDARIDQLITQREQFLALQK; encoded by the coding sequence ATGATGAGCCTACCAATCAGAAGTTTACTCTGCTCATGCCTATCTGTATCGATATTGTTATCTGCATCCGCCTCGGCTGATACCAATGATCTTCCTGATATCGGCACGGTTGCTGGCGCGACACTGAGTATTGATCAGGAAGAACAATATGGCGATGCTTACATGCGGATTCTTCGTAGCAGACAACCCATTATCAATGACCCGGTGTTAAATGAATACATTAACTCGCTAGGGCACCGTTTGGTTTCACATGCCAATGATGTGAAAACACCATTTACTTTTTTCTTGATTCGCAACCGTGAAATCAATGCGTTTGCTTTCTTCGGTGGCCACGTTGCGCTGCATTCAGGGCTATTTTTACATACCCGGACAGAAAGTGAACTAGCCTCCGTCATGGCACATGAAATTGCCCATGTGACCCAGCGCCACCTCGCCAGAAGCATGGAAGCAGAAGCAAAACGTTCTCCAGCAACTATTGCGGCACTCGCGGGTTCGCTCTTGTTAGCCATTGCGGCCCCTGAAGCAGGGATCGCAGCAATCACAGCAACAACAGCAGGCTCAGTCCAGAGTCAGATTAACTATACCCGGGCGAATGAAAAAGAAGCCGATCGTTTTGGTATCGAAACATTGGCAAAATCGGGGTTCAACCCCTATGCCATGCCAAGATTTTTTGGCAAATTATCCGCAGAGTATCAGTACTCCAGCCATCCACCAGCCATGCTGCTGACTCACCCATTACCGGATAGCCGAATCACTGACAGCCGGGCCAGAGCACAACACTATAAACATGTGAATCTCCCCTATGCAAAGGACTATCAATTAGCCCGAGCCAGAGTCGTCGTACGCTATACAGGCATTGATGACAAAGCTGCGCTGGATTGGTTACAACGCCAACGCAAGAAGAACGACCCAGTGATTCAAGCCGCCTGTGATTACGGCACCGCACTGGTCTATATCGACAATGAACAATACGATAAAGCAGCGCCTATTTTGGAACGACTGCTTAAAGCGGATCCGCAAAATAACTTCTATCTTGATGCGGCATCCGATCTCTATATCGGGCAGGGGAAAGCCAAGCAATCCATCCAATTACTCGCACAAGCACTGAAACAATCACCTCATAATTCAGTCCTGACGATTAACTATGCCAATGCTTTAATGGCGGACAAACAATATCAGCGTGCCGTACAGACACTACAACGCTATACCCACAATCATCCGGATGATCCGAATGGCTGGTCTATACTCTCACAAGCCAGTAATCATGTGGGAAGTCAACAGGAAGAATACGCCGCACGCGCTGAATTGTTTGCGCTGAAAGCAGACTGGGATCAAGCGATCCAATATTATACCCGGGCCAGCCAACTCGCCAAATTAGGCAGTTTGGAGCAAGCCCGCTACGATGCAAGAATCGATCAACTCATCACCCAGCGGGAACAATTCCTCGCTTTACAAAAATAA
- the ybaK gene encoding Cys-tRNA(Pro) deacylase — MTPAIRLAKKKKISHTIHQYDHDPNHSSFGLEAAEVLGQDPKKVFKTLLFALNGEPKALAVAIIPVEQKLNLKLAAKAAGVKKAEMANPDIAQKITGYVVGGISPLGQKKMLPTFIHSSAETQETICVSAGKRGLEIELAPRDLAELTRAKFLPLCLESEPTGLEYQ; from the coding sequence ATGACTCCTGCGATTCGTTTGGCAAAAAAAAAGAAGATTTCTCATACAATCCATCAGTATGACCATGACCCGAATCATAGCAGTTTCGGGCTGGAAGCAGCAGAAGTGCTCGGGCAGGATCCGAAGAAGGTATTTAAAACATTACTGTTCGCGCTGAACGGTGAACCTAAAGCGCTGGCTGTCGCGATTATTCCGGTTGAGCAAAAGCTGAATTTGAAACTGGCGGCAAAAGCGGCTGGTGTAAAAAAAGCGGAAATGGCAAATCCTGACATAGCACAGAAAATAACTGGGTATGTGGTTGGTGGTATTAGTCCACTCGGGCAGAAAAAAATGTTGCCGACATTTATTCACTCCAGCGCAGAGACCCAAGAAACGATTTGCGTCAGTGCGGGTAAGAGAGGCTTGGAAATTGAATTAGCGCCTCGGGATTTGGCGGAACTGACACGCGCAAAATTTTTACCATTATGTTTAGAGAGTGAACCGACGGGATTGGAATATCAATAA